One stretch of Chroococcidiopsis sp. SAG 2025 DNA includes these proteins:
- a CDS encoding GMC family oxidoreductase produces the protein MLLKVFATQPKGLLEGLTSEELLIHKTNSCQHKELMVYKPYNRRRFLQNAALFSTGLVTTLAHPHKAIPVSPSAPIEYIVVGSGAGGGPLAVNLARAGHKVVLIEAGGSDGDDLASVPLFHPLVSEDPRVRWDYFVRHYTDEARQRRDSKYVLDKGGIFYPRAGALGGCTIHNAMIMVYPNNADWEYIAELTGDPSWRAENMRKYFERLEQCGYVERPKDSNDNLTRHGFDGWLTTEVADPMMFAEDINIQRILDSAVRESGHVGVLDSFFRKELDPNAWSVNVGGIEGLYNIPISTRNGRRRSSRDLIRETVAEIPHNLIVKMHTLVTRVLFDGTTAIGVEYLEGAHLYRADPQAIADGPEPESRKTMLASREVILAAGAFNSPQILKLSGIGPADELHSHGITPVVDLPGVGENLQDHYEISVVAQLDSDFTLSQDCTPGQPSDPCLTQWTQGRGIYTSNGLFIGNMRKSEVARTKAYPEPDLFIGAGAPGAFRGYYPGYSQSNQINQFTWLILKAYTGNRAGSVNLRSADPRDVPDINFRYFADGNETEDDDMAALVEGVEFVRRMNGHVEDITQSEVVPGSTVNSRNEIANFVANEAWGHHASCSNKMGLLKDTMAVVDSKFRVHGTQNLRVVDASIFPRIPGYFPLTPIYMISEKASDVILEDVRKV, from the coding sequence GTGCTTCTAAAAGTTTTTGCAACACAACCGAAAGGTTTGCTTGAAGGTCTAACATCCGAAGAGCTATTAATACACAAAACAAATTCCTGTCAACATAAAGAACTTATGGTTTACAAGCCTTACAACCGTCGCCGCTTTCTTCAAAATGCTGCTCTATTCTCCACTGGTTTAGTCACCACATTAGCCCATCCTCACAAAGCTATTCCTGTAAGCCCGTCAGCACCGATTGAATACATAGTGGTTGGATCGGGTGCTGGTGGCGGTCCTCTTGCCGTCAATCTTGCAAGAGCAGGGCATAAGGTGGTCTTGATTGAGGCTGGTGGTAGTGACGGTGACGACCTCGCCTCGGTACCACTTTTCCACCCACTCGTTAGTGAAGACCCCAGGGTACGATGGGACTACTTCGTCCGACACTATACTGACGAAGCACGTCAACGCCGCGATAGCAAGTATGTTCTTGACAAGGGTGGTATTTTTTATCCGAGAGCGGGTGCCCTCGGTGGATGTACTATCCATAATGCTATGATTATGGTCTATCCGAACAATGCTGATTGGGAGTATATCGCAGAACTCACCGGCGATCCTAGTTGGCGTGCCGAGAATATGCGCAAGTACTTCGAGCGGCTTGAGCAGTGCGGCTATGTCGAGCGACCAAAAGATTCAAACGATAATTTGACACGTCATGGCTTTGATGGCTGGTTGACAACAGAAGTTGCCGACCCGATGATGTTTGCTGAGGATATCAATATTCAACGCATTTTAGACTCAGCAGTACGTGAGAGCGGTCACGTAGGGGTACTAGACTCTTTTTTCCGTAAGGAACTCGATCCGAACGCATGGTCAGTTAATGTTGGGGGAATCGAAGGTCTTTACAATATCCCCATCTCTACTCGAAATGGTCGGCGGCGGAGTTCGCGTGACCTGATCCGAGAGACTGTAGCTGAGATCCCTCACAATTTGATTGTGAAAATGCATACTTTGGTAACTCGCGTCTTATTTGATGGTACGACGGCGATTGGTGTTGAGTATCTTGAAGGCGCACATCTCTACCGCGCCGATCCACAAGCTATTGCTGATGGACCCGAACCTGAATCGAGAAAGACAATGCTCGCTTCGCGTGAAGTGATTCTAGCAGCAGGTGCCTTCAACAGTCCTCAGATTCTAAAACTTTCCGGAATTGGTCCAGCAGATGAGCTGCACAGTCACGGCATTACGCCAGTCGTCGACCTTCCAGGTGTCGGCGAGAACTTACAAGACCACTACGAAATTAGTGTAGTGGCGCAATTAGATTCGGATTTTACACTCTCTCAGGACTGCACACCAGGGCAGCCGTCAGACCCATGCCTAACGCAGTGGACACAAGGTCGGGGAATTTACACGAGTAACGGATTGTTTATCGGTAATATGCGAAAGTCAGAAGTGGCACGCACCAAGGCATACCCTGAACCCGACCTCTTTATCGGGGCTGGTGCACCTGGGGCGTTCCGAGGCTATTACCCTGGTTACTCGCAGAGCAACCAAATCAACCAATTCACCTGGCTGATTCTTAAAGCATACACGGGCAATCGTGCGGGAAGCGTAAACCTGCGCTCAGCCGATCCACGGGATGTACCCGACATTAACTTCCGTTATTTTGCTGACGGTAATGAGACCGAAGACGACGATATGGCGGCACTTGTCGAAGGTGTTGAATTTGTACGTCGGATGAACGGACACGTTGAGGATATTACCCAGAGCGAAGTAGTTCCAGGTTCGACAGTCAACTCACGCAATGAAATTGCCAATTTTGTGGCAAACGAGGCGTGGGGGCACCATGCTTCATGTAGCAATAAGATGGGTCTTCTCAAAGACACAATGGCTGTGGTTGACAGTAAATTCCGCGTTCACGGCACTCAGAATCTACGGGTTGTGGACGCTTCCATATTCCCGCGCATTCCTGGGTACTTTCCGCTCACACCTATCTATATGATTAGCGAAAAAGCAAGTGATGTCATATTAGAGGATGTACGAAAAGTATAG
- a CDS encoding transposase produces the protein MWCEDEAGPFGTAPYPGSNWQPVGKPTRQEHEYIRNGTAKLLTLFHPATGQVRVKGVTSCTNAVLHEWLKQELASVVQSLPTPARLLKPEENQRLWKSWQQGLKVRFTLPHDLPPLRMLLVMDNLVGHKTPQLVLWLCAHGIMPLYTPLGGSWLNMAESIQRILKRRALEGHHPQTAYQIIEWLEATAFGWNQQPTPFVWAGLRAQRRDRARQRFHSLGGSGACTHRPLRRTTIAKNNGNTHTK, from the coding sequence GTGTGGTGCGAAGACGAGGCGGGACCATTTGGCACTGCTCCTTACCCTGGTAGCAATTGGCAGCCAGTAGGTAAACCGACACGGCAAGAACATGAATATATCCGTAATGGCACAGCCAAGCTGTTAACGCTATTCCATCCCGCTACTGGGCAAGTACGAGTTAAGGGTGTTACCAGTTGTACCAATGCTGTGTTGCACGAATGGCTCAAGCAAGAATTAGCTAGTGTTGTACAATCACTGCCAACTCCAGCTCGATTACTCAAGCCTGAAGAAAATCAACGGTTATGGAAAAGTTGGCAGCAGGGGTTGAAAGTACGCTTTACACTCCCACACGACTTACCGCCACTGCGAATGTTGCTAGTGATGGATAACTTGGTCGGACATAAAACTCCCCAGTTGGTATTGTGGCTGTGTGCTCATGGCATCATGCCGCTCTACACACCTCTTGGCGGTAGCTGGCTGAATATGGCTGAGTCGATTCAACGAATTCTCAAACGCCGAGCTCTAGAGGGGCATCATCCGCAAACAGCCTATCAAATTATTGAGTGGTTGGAAGCAACTGCTTTTGGATGGAACCAACAACCAACGCCGTTTGTCTGGGCAGGATTACGAGCGCAACGTCGAGACAGAGCGCGTCAAAGATTTCACTCTCTTGGTGGTTCTGGTGCCTGTACGCATCGTCCTCTTCGGCGGACAACTATTGCCAAAAATAATGGCAACACTCATACCAAATGA
- a CDS encoding transposase family protein: MDFYLDTLLNLPNATVECCQKLEEYVCLHLKLLNGGINCPYCQCYTEEIHQDRPILVRDLSICGQVVYLKIPRRQFECTNCGRYTTEPLDFVENKRRHTKRYEKYVYQRVATSGSFGMSVAIKRMVN, from the coding sequence ATGGATTTCTATTTAGATACCCTTCTAAACTTGCCCAACGCTACAGTAGAATGCTGTCAAAAGCTTGAAGAGTATGTCTGCCTTCATTTGAAACTACTCAATGGTGGAATAAATTGCCCTTATTGCCAGTGCTACACAGAAGAAATTCATCAAGATAGACCAATATTAGTGAGAGATTTGTCTATTTGTGGTCAAGTAGTTTACTTAAAAATTCCTCGCCGGCAGTTTGAATGTACTAATTGCGGTCGATATACTACAGAACCCCTAGATTTCGTGGAAAACAAACGGCGGCATACCAAAAGATATGAAAAGTATGTCTATCAAAGAGTAGCAACTAGTGGGTCATTTGGTATGAGTGTTGCCATAAAAAGGATGGTCAATTAA
- a CDS encoding AMP-binding protein, which translates to MAFGAIALLGGVSSTANPSYTASELAYQLNDAGAKYLLTVPQLLERGLEAASQSKVESVFVFGNESQTLNLQKPLNEMGLNSLSNIDIKNQIDTEVGINLPIEVLLVGSNIY; encoded by the coding sequence ATCGCTTTTGGGGCGATCGCCCTTTTAGGTGGAGTTAGCAGCACGGCAAATCCATCTTATACAGCTAGCGAACTTGCATATCAATTAAATGATGCTGGGGCTAAATATTTGCTAACAGTACCCCAACTGCTAGAACGCGGATTAGAGGCTGCTAGCCAGTCAAAAGTTGAATCAGTATTCGTATTTGGTAATGAATCCCAAACTCTAAATTTACAAAAGCCCCTAAATGAAATGGGTCTAAATTCTCTCAGTAATATCGACATTAAAAACCAGATTGATACCGAAGTTGGTATAAACTTACCTATAGAAGTTTTGCTAGTTGGCTCAAATATTTATTAA
- a CDS encoding SDR family oxidoreductase: MNNILPHNSRGPSATRLNYVYPYEALKPSNVLATQEIFHLASLDKIKGVHHISTIAVFESSLYLVYIWEK, translated from the coding sequence ATGAATAACATTTTACCCCATAACTCCAGAGGACCCAGTGCAACTCGGCTAAATTATGTTTATCCCTACGAAGCTTTAAAGCCTAGCAATGTTTTGGCAACCCAAGAAATCTTCCACTTGGCAAGTTTAGATAAAATTAAAGGGGTACATCATATTTCTACCATTGCTGTTTTTGAGTCATCTTTATATTTGGTTTATATTTGGGAAAAATAG
- a CDS encoding transposase, producing the protein MWQPVKRLSLDELSMHKGHKHFKTVVGDIEQGYLLDVLNTHKQSEVIEALMQQPSHLREQVEQVSIDMWGEFPKVIEKVFPNATLVYDRFHVMQMVNKALNKLRKKSGITTKGSRTLLLTNAEDLFQKDQLQLQCLRAP; encoded by the coding sequence ATTTGGCAACCAGTTAAACGGTTAAGTCTAGATGAGTTAAGTATGCACAAAGGACACAAACACTTCAAGACGGTAGTTGGTGATATTGAACAGGGATATTTGCTTGATGTGCTCAATACTCATAAACAATCAGAAGTGATAGAAGCCTTGATGCAACAACCATCTCATCTGAGAGAACAAGTAGAGCAAGTGAGTATAGATATGTGGGGTGAATTTCCCAAGGTGATTGAAAAAGTTTTTCCTAATGCTACCCTAGTTTACGATCGGTTTCATGTCATGCAAATGGTGAATAAAGCATTAAATAAGTTGAGAAAGAAGAGCGGTATTACTACCAAAGGTAGTCGCACTCTGTTACTAACTAATGCTGAAGATTTGTTCCAGAAAGACCAACTGCAACTACAATGTCTAAGAGCGCCTTAG
- a CDS encoding helix-turn-helix domain-containing protein translates to MTRQKKAPLRPLSDEEQTDLKKLSRSQSQSSASVMRAKAILAVALGADYTSAAQLVGLRCGDTVSKWVSRFNVEGLAALQPRHGGGAVVQYSEPEKQRILSEFQRQPERQKEGTATWSVATLQRALRQAPDGLTQISTYTIWQVLKEAGYSWQKSRSWLKTGQVKRIRKGKLVVVTDPDTVAKKN, encoded by the coding sequence ATGACACGGCAAAAAAAAGCACCTTTGCGACCGTTAAGTGATGAAGAACAAACCGACTTGAAAAAACTGAGCCGTTCTCAATCCCAATCATCTGCTAGTGTCATGCGGGCCAAAGCGATTCTAGCCGTGGCTCTTGGGGCTGATTACACGAGTGCAGCGCAGTTAGTAGGATTACGCTGTGGTGATACGGTCAGCAAGTGGGTCAGTCGCTTCAATGTTGAAGGCTTAGCTGCCTTACAGCCTCGACATGGCGGTGGGGCAGTAGTGCAATACAGCGAACCAGAAAAACAACGCATCCTGTCCGAATTTCAGCGTCAACCAGAGCGGCAGAAAGAGGGCACGGCAACCTGGTCAGTAGCTACACTTCAACGGGCTTTGCGTCAGGCTCCTGATGGCTTAACCCAAATCAGTACTTATACAATTTGGCAGGTACTCAAAGAGGCGGGCTATAGCTGGCAAAAGAGCCGCAGTTGGTTAAAAACTGGACAGGTGAAGCGCATACGCAAAGGCAAGCTAGTAGTAGTAACTGACCCAGATACCGTGGCAAAAAAAAACTGA